One Leisingera sp. M658 genomic window carries:
- a CDS encoding xanthine dehydrogenase family protein molybdopterin-binding subunit: MPKDNDSGIGASPKRREDVRFLTGAGNYTDDINVHGQAHVHFLRADVAHATINSIGTSTAAAMPGVVKIFTGADFAEVGGIPCGWGVTDRHGNPQQEPRHPIIADGTIRHVGEIVAAVVADTVEQARDAAEAIELDLSDKPAVVNMARALADRSTKVHEDLTSNLCYDWVFGNDDDTAVQAAFDSAAHVTTLELVNNRLVANPMEPRVAIGEYSRGTDDYTLHTTSQNPHVIRLLMCAFVLGLPEHKVRVVAPDVGGGFGSKIFHYAEEAFCTHAAKACGRAVKWTSTRSEAFISDAHGRDHVSKIELALDADNNFTALRTNTMANMGAYLSTFSTSVPSYLHGTLMAGNYKTPIVQVNVKTVFTNTVPVDAYRGAGRPEATYQLERVIDKAARELGADPIALRRQNFITEFPYETPVALTYDTGDYVATMDKLEEVADVAGFAARRAASEAKGKLRGFGVNCYIEACGIAPSNIVGMLGARAGLYDAATVRVNATGTISVFVGAHSHGQGHETSFPQVVADMIGIDESMIDIVHGDTGRVPFGMGTYGSRSIAVCGSAMVRATEKIINKAKKIAAHLMEASDADIELKDGQFTVAGTDKSVAWGDVTLTAYVPHNYPLEELEPGLEETAFYDPANFTYPAGAYACEVEVDPDTGKVSIERFAAADDFGNIINPMIVDGQVHGGLGQGIGQALLENAAYDEDGQLLSASYMDYAMPRADDVPFYQVDHSCQTPCTHNPLGVKGCGEAGAIGSPPAVVNAVVDALQSAGKDVTHIDMPLSPARVWAAMNG, translated from the coding sequence ATGCCCAAGGACAATGACAGCGGCATCGGCGCCAGCCCCAAGCGGCGCGAGGACGTGCGGTTCCTGACAGGAGCCGGAAACTATACCGACGACATCAACGTGCACGGCCAGGCCCATGTGCATTTCCTGCGCGCGGATGTGGCCCATGCAACCATCAATTCGATCGGCACCAGCACGGCTGCGGCAATGCCCGGCGTGGTGAAGATCTTCACCGGCGCTGATTTCGCCGAGGTCGGCGGCATCCCCTGCGGCTGGGGCGTAACCGACCGCCACGGCAACCCGCAGCAGGAGCCGCGCCACCCGATCATCGCCGACGGCACCATCCGCCACGTGGGCGAGATCGTCGCCGCAGTGGTCGCCGACACAGTCGAGCAGGCCCGCGACGCGGCAGAGGCCATTGAGCTGGACCTCAGCGACAAGCCTGCGGTTGTGAATATGGCCCGAGCATTGGCGGACCGCAGCACCAAGGTGCATGAGGATCTGACCTCAAACCTCTGTTATGACTGGGTGTTCGGCAATGATGACGATACTGCGGTGCAGGCGGCCTTTGACAGCGCCGCCCATGTGACGACGCTGGAGCTGGTCAACAACCGTCTGGTCGCCAACCCGATGGAGCCGCGTGTGGCCATCGGCGAATACAGCCGCGGCACCGATGACTACACGCTGCACACCACCAGCCAGAACCCGCATGTGATCCGCCTGCTGATGTGCGCCTTTGTGCTGGGCCTGCCCGAGCACAAGGTGCGGGTGGTGGCACCTGATGTGGGCGGCGGCTTTGGCTCCAAGATCTTCCACTATGCCGAGGAAGCCTTTTGCACCCATGCCGCCAAGGCCTGCGGGCGGGCGGTGAAATGGACCTCGACAAGGTCCGAAGCGTTCATCTCTGACGCGCATGGCCGTGATCACGTGTCCAAGATCGAATTGGCGCTGGACGCGGACAATAATTTCACCGCGCTGCGCACCAATACAATGGCCAATATGGGGGCGTATCTGTCGACCTTCTCCACCTCGGTGCCCAGCTATCTGCACGGCACCCTGATGGCGGGTAACTACAAGACGCCCATCGTACAGGTGAACGTGAAGACCGTGTTCACCAACACGGTGCCGGTGGATGCCTACCGCGGTGCAGGGCGGCCCGAGGCGACCTATCAGCTGGAGCGTGTCATCGACAAGGCCGCGCGCGAGCTTGGCGCCGACCCGATTGCCTTGCGCCGTCAGAACTTCATCACCGAGTTTCCCTATGAAACCCCGGTGGCGCTGACCTATGACACCGGCGATTACGTGGCGACCATGGACAAGCTCGAGGAGGTCGCCGATGTGGCAGGTTTTGCCGCCCGCCGTGCGGCGAGCGAAGCCAAGGGCAAACTGCGCGGCTTTGGCGTCAACTGCTATATTGAGGCTTGCGGCATTGCACCCTCCAACATTGTGGGCATGCTGGGCGCACGCGCTGGTCTTTATGATGCAGCCACAGTGCGGGTCAATGCCACCGGCACCATCAGCGTTTTTGTCGGCGCCCATAGCCACGGGCAGGGGCACGAGACGTCCTTTCCGCAGGTGGTGGCCGACATGATCGGCATTGATGAAAGCATGATCGACATCGTGCATGGCGACACCGGCAGGGTGCCGTTTGGCATGGGCACATACGGGTCGCGCTCGATTGCGGTCTGCGGTTCGGCCATGGTGCGGGCAACCGAGAAGATCATCAATAAGGCCAAGAAGATCGCCGCTCATCTGATGGAGGCGTCTGACGCCGATATTGAGCTGAAGGACGGCCAGTTCACCGTTGCGGGCACTGACAAATCGGTGGCCTGGGGCGATGTGACCCTGACCGCTTATGTGCCCCATAACTACCCGCTGGAGGAGCTGGAGCCGGGACTGGAGGAGACCGCGTTTTACGACCCGGCCAACTTTACCTATCCGGCCGGCGCCTATGCCTGCGAGGTGGAGGTGGATCCCGACACCGGAAAGGTCAGCATCGAGCGCTTTGCGGCTGCCGATGATTTTGGCAATATCATCAATCCGATGATCGTTGACGGCCAGGTCCATGGCGGGCTGGGGCAGGGCATCGGCCAGGCGCTGTTGGAAAACGCCGCCTATGACGAAGACGGGCAATTGCTGTCGGCGTCTTACATGGACTACGCCATGCCGCGCGCCGATGATGTGCCGTTCTATCAGGTTGATCATTCTTGCCAGACGCCCTGCACCCACAATCCATTGGGCGTGAAGGGGTGCGGCGAGGCCGGGGCCATCGGATCGCCGCCAGCAGTGGTAAATGCGGTGGTCGATGCACTGCAGTCGGCAGGCAAGGATGTGACCCATATCGACATGCCGCTGTCGCCCGCCCGGGTCTGGGCGGCGATGAACGGGTAA
- a CDS encoding (2Fe-2S)-binding protein, which produces MAKVSMTVNGKAASGDVEGRTLLSAFLREELGLTGTHVGCDTSQCGACVVHVDGQAVKACTMLALEAEGAQVATIEGQANADGSLNTIQQAFQDHHGLQCGFCTPGMVMSAAALLKENPKPSEAEIRDYLEGNLCRCTGYHNIVKAILAASGQDVSAIAAE; this is translated from the coding sequence ATGGCCAAGGTCTCAATGACCGTGAACGGCAAGGCTGCCAGCGGCGATGTGGAAGGGCGCACGCTGCTGTCCGCATTCCTGCGCGAGGAGCTGGGCCTCACCGGCACCCATGTGGGCTGCGACACCAGCCAGTGCGGCGCCTGCGTCGTGCATGTGGACGGCCAGGCGGTGAAAGCCTGCACCATGCTGGCGCTGGAGGCCGAGGGGGCGCAGGTCGCCACCATCGAAGGCCAGGCCAATGCCGACGGCTCGCTGAACACGATCCAGCAGGCGTTCCAGGACCACCACGGGCTGCAATGCGGCTTTTGCACGCCGGGCATGGTGATGTCGGCGGCAGCGCTCTTGAAAGAGAACCCCAAGCCCAGCGAGGCAGAGATCCGCGACTACCTTGAGGGCAACCTGTGCCGCTGCACCGGCTACCACAATATCGTCAAGGCGATCCTGGCGGCCTCGGGGCAGGATGTTTCGGCGATTGCCGCCGAGTGA
- a CDS encoding molybdopterin-binding protein: MRFGPVPLQQAKGAILAHSLQGGSRKVAKGTVLTADDLQDLAAAGHETLTVARLDPADLHEDAAAATLGHALVPDPSAQGVRISGAGTGRVNLYADRSGLVRLDRAKLEAVNAADPMITVATVPDYHRADADGMLATIKIISYGVAADAIRRASDGAGDAIRVLPPVFSSATLIETQVSDETPPDKGRAAMAGRLHRMGIPLSPRVVVPHREDALAEAIARAPGQLLLVLTGSATSDTHDVAPEALRKAGGSVTRFGMPVDPGNLLFLGSFRDRPVIGLPGCARSPALNGADWVLERVVCGLPVTSADIAAMGVGGLLKEIPTRPMPRRDAEG, from the coding sequence ATGAGGTTCGGACCCGTCCCGCTGCAACAGGCCAAGGGCGCCATCCTCGCACATTCGCTGCAGGGGGGCAGCCGTAAGGTGGCCAAGGGCACGGTGCTGACTGCAGATGACCTCCAAGATCTCGCCGCAGCGGGGCATGAAACCCTAACCGTGGCCCGGCTCGACCCAGCCGATCTGCACGAGGACGCCGCCGCAGCAACGCTTGGACATGCGCTGGTACCGGACCCCTCGGCGCAGGGTGTGCGCATTTCCGGCGCAGGTACGGGCCGGGTGAACCTCTATGCCGACCGCTCCGGTTTGGTGCGGCTGGACCGGGCCAAGCTGGAGGCCGTCAACGCGGCGGACCCGATGATCACCGTTGCCACCGTGCCGGATTATCACCGGGCGGACGCAGACGGGATGCTGGCCACGATCAAGATCATTTCCTATGGCGTCGCCGCCGACGCCATCCGCCGCGCCAGCGACGGCGCAGGGGATGCGATCCGGGTGCTGCCGCCGGTGTTCTCCTCTGCCACGCTGATTGAAACGCAGGTGAGTGACGAGACGCCGCCGGACAAAGGCCGCGCCGCGATGGCCGGGCGCCTGCACCGGATGGGCATCCCCCTGTCGCCGCGCGTTGTGGTACCGCACCGCGAGGACGCGCTGGCAGAGGCCATCGCCCGGGCACCGGGACAGCTGTTGCTGGTGCTGACCGGCTCGGCGACCTCCGACACTCACGATGTCGCACCTGAGGCTTTGCGCAAGGCGGGTGGCAGCGTCACCCGGTTCGGTATGCCGGTCGATCCCGGCAACCTGCTGTTTCTGGGCAGCTTTCGGGACAGGCCTGTCATTGGCCTGCCGGGCTGCGCGCGCTCTCCGGCGCTCAATGGCGCCGATTGGGTGCTGGAGCGGGTGGTTTGCGGCCTGCCCGTCACCTCCGCCGATATCGCCGCGATGGGCGTCGGCGGGTTGCTGAAGGAGATTCCCACCCGCCCGATGCCGCGCCGCGATGCAGAAGGTTGA
- a CDS encoding XdhC family protein: protein MQTTNPFENAPETALEWHRSGSGAALATVVQTWGSAPRRAGSQLVVSGDGKIEGSVSGGCVEGAVVAEALDALQDGRHRLLEFGVSDADAFAVGLACGGTIKVLVEPVGTALPMDLLQELAEARANRTPAAYEVNLATGTRRLVRDGYPDRMRLDRSGLEEDGETFVAVHNPPLRLVCVGAVHITQALVPMARIAGYDVVIIDPRAAFASPERFPGETLMDDWPDEAVAKLGLDSRTALVLLTHDPKLDDPALQAALKADVFYIGALGSKKTQAARVARMQGAGFSAKQINCIHGPIGLDIGAAGPAEIAVSILAEMTAVLRGKQP from the coding sequence ATGCAGACCACAAACCCGTTTGAGAACGCGCCTGAGACAGCCCTGGAATGGCACCGTTCCGGTTCAGGCGCGGCGCTGGCCACTGTGGTGCAGACCTGGGGCTCGGCGCCGCGCCGCGCCGGTTCGCAGCTGGTGGTCTCGGGAGATGGCAAGATCGAAGGCTCCGTCTCCGGCGGCTGCGTCGAGGGCGCCGTGGTGGCCGAAGCACTTGACGCACTGCAGGACGGCCGTCACCGTTTGCTGGAATTCGGCGTCAGCGATGCGGACGCCTTTGCCGTGGGCCTCGCCTGCGGTGGCACCATCAAGGTGCTGGTGGAGCCGGTCGGCACTGCGCTGCCCATGGACCTGCTGCAAGAACTGGCAGAGGCCCGCGCTAACCGCACGCCCGCGGCCTATGAGGTGAACCTCGCCACCGGCACCCGCCGCCTGGTCCGCGATGGATACCCCGACCGGATGCGCCTGGACCGCTCTGGCCTGGAAGAAGACGGCGAAACCTTTGTGGCCGTTCACAACCCGCCGCTGCGTCTGGTCTGCGTCGGGGCCGTACACATTACCCAAGCCTTGGTGCCGATGGCGCGGATCGCGGGGTATGACGTGGTGATCATCGACCCGCGCGCGGCCTTCGCCTCGCCGGAACGCTTCCCCGGCGAGACCCTGATGGATGATTGGCCGGACGAGGCGGTGGCAAAGCTCGGTCTCGACAGCCGCACCGCGCTGGTGCTGCTGACGCATGATCCGAAACTGGACGATCCGGCGCTGCAAGCGGCCCTGAAGGCAGATGTGTTCTACATCGGCGCGTTGGGATCGAAGAAAACACAAGCCGCCCGGGTGGCGCGGATGCAGGGCGCCGGCTTCAGCGCAAAGCAGATCAACTGCATCCACGGCCCTATCGGCCTTGATATCGGCGCCGCCGGCCCGGCGGAAATCGCCGTGTCCATCCTGGCCGAAATGACCGCCGTGCTGCGCGGCAAACAGCCATGA
- a CDS encoding YeeE/YedE family protein encodes MTTILLAIVTGAAFGAVLDRIGASNPGFIGKMLNLTNLDLAKSILLAIGTGSVLMFGGQMAGLVDAGHMSVKAAYTGVFIGGLMLGAGWALSGYCPGTGVVAAASGRKDALFFIAGGLLGAAAYMATYPAWKASGLLDNFAGGKVTLGAVPGAKYEGLMALPGDLLGILLGLGFIALAFALPQRLVPQKAELQPAE; translated from the coding sequence ATGACAACCATTCTATTGGCAATTGTGACCGGTGCTGCCTTTGGTGCGGTGCTGGACCGGATCGGAGCGTCGAACCCCGGCTTTATCGGCAAGATGCTGAACCTCACCAATCTGGACCTGGCCAAATCCATCCTGCTGGCAATCGGCACCGGCTCGGTGCTGATGTTCGGCGGCCAGATGGCGGGGCTGGTCGATGCCGGCCATATGTCGGTCAAGGCGGCCTATACCGGTGTTTTCATCGGCGGGCTGATGCTGGGTGCCGGCTGGGCGCTGTCGGGCTATTGCCCCGGCACCGGCGTTGTCGCCGCCGCTTCGGGCCGCAAGGACGCGCTGTTCTTTATCGCAGGGGGCCTGCTGGGCGCGGCGGCCTATATGGCGACCTATCCGGCGTGGAAGGCCAGCGGCCTTTTGGACAATTTCGCGGGCGGCAAGGTGACATTGGGCGCAGTTCCCGGCGCCAAATACGAAGGGCTGATGGCGCTGCCTGGCGATCTGCTGGGCATCCTTCTGGGCCTTGGATTCATCGCACTGGCCTTTGCCCTGCCGCAGCGGCTGGTGCCGCAAAAGGCTGAACTGCAGCCGGCGGAATAA
- a CDS encoding YeeE/YedE family protein, whose product MTLNWKAGGLLLGLVFFLAVLLVKPIGVSTQFVILDGIIADAVFPGLVTETAEGTTSTNAYLAKSDGKYAKAVVSPLNYSFVFVLAMALGGLLSASLRGGIPQAERTIPALWRANFGGCRMKRYAAAFLGGFIVLYGARLAGGCTSGHMMSGMMQTALSGYIFAAGAFAAAIPVSLLLFKKEA is encoded by the coding sequence ATGACTCTCAACTGGAAAGCCGGAGGCCTCTTGCTGGGGCTGGTGTTCTTTCTGGCGGTGCTGCTGGTCAAACCCATCGGGGTTTCAACGCAATTTGTGATCCTGGACGGCATTATCGCAGATGCGGTGTTCCCCGGACTGGTGACAGAAACCGCCGAAGGCACCACCTCCACCAACGCCTATCTGGCAAAATCGGACGGCAAATACGCCAAGGCCGTCGTCAGCCCGCTGAACTACAGCTTTGTCTTTGTGCTGGCGATGGCGCTGGGCGGGTTGCTTTCGGCCAGTCTGCGCGGCGGCATCCCGCAGGCTGAGCGGACAATCCCCGCGCTCTGGCGCGCCAACTTCGGCGGCTGCCGGATGAAACGCTACGCCGCGGCTTTCCTGGGCGGCTTCATCGTGCTGTACGGCGCGCGCCTCGCAGGCGGCTGTACCTCGGGGCACATGATGTCCGGCATGATGCAAACCGCGCTCTCGGGCTATATCTTCGCTGCCGGAGCCTTTGCCGCTGCCATCCCCGTCTCGCTACTGCTGTTCAAAAAGGAGGCCTGA
- a CDS encoding VWA domain-containing protein has protein sequence MPDTPPLPLPDHPKLVRNITHFARALRKAGLPAGPGRVLGAVRAVAAAGFTSRTDFYWALHACFVTKPEQRAVFAQVFRLFWRDPRYLEHMMAAMLPAIRGVQEDRAAKPAEKRAAEALLDGMRDQPETPDNDEDGTEVEVDTTLTMSAEERLRTLDFEQMSTSEIAAAKRILAQLTLPVTPIQSRRLMASPQGTRPDWRRTLRNAARQGGELQQIARVRRRIRWPNLVVLCDISGSMSQYSRIILHFLHAAANANGQGWARVHGFTFGTRLTNITRHLHQRDVDAALAAAGSEAQDWEGGTRIGDCLHAFNRDWSRRVMGQGAVVLLITDGLDRGDPEALAREMQRLQLSSRRLIWLNPLLRWDGFAPKAQGIRAMLPYTDSFRAGHSIASLQDLAQVISSPSDAGEKARLMAMLG, from the coding sequence GTGCCAGACACTCCGCCGCTCCCCCTGCCGGACCACCCCAAGCTGGTCCGCAACATCACTCATTTCGCCCGCGCCCTGCGCAAGGCGGGGCTGCCGGCCGGGCCGGGCCGGGTGCTGGGTGCGGTGCGGGCGGTGGCCGCCGCGGGCTTCACCAGCCGCACGGATTTCTACTGGGCCTTGCACGCCTGTTTCGTGACCAAGCCCGAGCAACGGGCGGTCTTCGCCCAGGTCTTCCGCCTGTTCTGGCGCGACCCGCGCTATCTGGAACACATGATGGCCGCCATGCTGCCTGCGATCCGCGGCGTGCAGGAGGACCGCGCCGCAAAACCGGCGGAAAAACGCGCGGCAGAGGCGCTGCTGGACGGTATGCGGGACCAGCCGGAGACACCGGACAATGATGAGGACGGCACCGAGGTCGAGGTGGACACCACCCTCACCATGTCAGCCGAAGAACGGCTCAGAACCCTCGATTTCGAACAGATGAGCACGTCGGAGATCGCCGCCGCCAAACGCATCCTTGCGCAGCTCACCCTGCCGGTGACACCGATCCAGTCGCGGCGGCTGATGGCATCGCCGCAAGGGACACGTCCCGACTGGCGCCGCACGTTGCGCAATGCAGCCCGCCAGGGCGGCGAATTGCAGCAGATCGCCCGCGTCAGGCGCCGCATCCGCTGGCCCAATCTGGTGGTGCTCTGCGATATCTCCGGCTCGATGAGCCAGTACAGCCGCATCATCCTGCATTTCCTGCACGCCGCCGCCAATGCAAATGGGCAAGGCTGGGCGCGGGTGCATGGCTTCACTTTCGGCACCCGGCTGACGAATATCACCCGCCATCTGCATCAGCGCGACGTGGACGCGGCCCTGGCTGCAGCGGGATCAGAGGCGCAGGACTGGGAGGGCGGCACCCGGATCGGCGACTGCCTGCACGCCTTCAACCGCGACTGGTCGCGGCGGGTGATGGGGCAGGGGGCGGTGGTGCTTTTGATCACCGACGGGCTGGACCGCGGCGACCCGGAGGCTTTGGCCCGTGAGATGCAGCGCCTGCAGCTGTCGTCGCGCCGCCTGATCTGGCTGAACCCCTTGTTGCGCTGGGACGGTTTTGCCCCAAAGGCCCAGGGTATCCGCGCCATGCTGCCCTATACCGACAGTTTTCGCGCGGGCCATTCCATCGCCTCGCTGCAGGATCTGGCACAGGTGATTTCCAGCCCCTCCGATGCGGGCGAGAAGGCCAGACTGATGGCAATGCTCGGTTAA
- a CDS encoding MoxR family ATPase: MQQAQSIGQVQHMLAEQGYICGRSLATVVFLSLKLGRPLFLEGEAGTGKTEIAKAIAAALGRRLIRLQCYEGLDAASAVYEWNFAAQMVAIRTAEAAGSAERAALQAELFSADYLIERPLLQAMRPDENGAPVLLIDELDRTDEPFEAFLLEALSDFQVTIPELGTIQAPEPPIVILTSNRTREVHDALKRRCLYHWVDYPDFPREIEILNARAPEASEQLSREIVAFVQSLRTEDLFKKPGVAETIDWANCLLALDVIALSPEVIADTLGAILKYQDDIARLHGSEAKRILDQARASLDAA; encoded by the coding sequence ATGCAGCAGGCGCAATCCATCGGTCAGGTCCAGCACATGCTGGCAGAGCAGGGCTATATCTGCGGCAGGTCTCTGGCCACTGTGGTGTTCCTGTCGCTGAAACTGGGCCGCCCGCTGTTTCTGGAGGGCGAGGCCGGCACCGGCAAAACCGAGATCGCCAAGGCCATTGCCGCCGCACTGGGCCGCCGCCTGATCCGGCTGCAATGCTACGAGGGGCTGGACGCCGCCAGCGCCGTCTATGAATGGAACTTCGCTGCCCAGATGGTCGCCATCCGCACCGCCGAGGCCGCAGGCAGCGCCGAACGCGCCGCCCTGCAGGCGGAACTGTTCTCGGCTGACTACCTCATAGAACGGCCGCTGTTGCAGGCGATGCGCCCGGATGAAAACGGCGCCCCCGTCCTGCTTATCGATGAACTCGACCGCACCGATGAACCGTTTGAGGCTTTCCTCTTGGAGGCGCTCAGCGATTTCCAGGTCACCATCCCCGAGCTTGGCACCATCCAGGCGCCGGAACCGCCCATCGTCATCCTCACGTCCAACCGCACACGGGAAGTGCATGACGCGCTGAAACGCCGCTGTCTTTATCATTGGGTCGACTACCCGGATTTCCCCCGCGAGATTGAAATCCTCAACGCCCGCGCGCCCGAGGCCAGCGAGCAGCTCAGCCGCGAGATCGTCGCCTTTGTGCAATCCCTGCGCACCGAAGACCTGTTCAAAAAACCGGGTGTTGCGGAAACAATCGACTGGGCCAATTGCCTGCTGGCCCTCGACGTCATCGCCCTCAGCCCCGAGGTGATCGCCGACACCCTGGGCGCAATCCTCAAATACCAGGATGATATCGCCCGCCTGCACGGCTCCGAGGCCAAACGCATCCTGGATCAGGCCCGGGCAAGCCTGGATGCGGCCTGA
- a CDS encoding glycosyltransferase family 2 protein produces the protein MRVLAVLCVRNEGAFLLEWLAHHRAAGFTDFLVFSNDCQDGTDHMLDRLQDMGQLVHVRNEGPYDKGGIQFTALKQADRHPLMKQADWVLVLDIDEFVCIKTGDGTVADLLAALPEADAVTLTWRLFGNAGAVRYKDAPVTAQFTRCAPEAIHWPWRAVMFKTLYRNDGTYRKCGVHRPRDIHSTAQLDSFRWYDCEGRELGKAFKTKRLFSNYGQPNGRLAQLNHYPLGAMESYVLKADRGRVNRQAELGMDYWVERNYCSAEDTSIVRYGTDCAGLQAGLMEDPDLARLHRGAVAWRHARFAGLMTQEPYRALFARLLMTPPARPISPAAADLLRSFAIPDQAAPQPPEDSS, from the coding sequence ATGCGGGTTCTGGCCGTCCTTTGCGTGCGCAATGAGGGCGCGTTTCTGCTGGAGTGGCTGGCCCATCACCGGGCTGCGGGCTTTACTGATTTCCTGGTGTTTTCAAACGATTGCCAGGACGGCACCGATCACATGCTGGACCGGTTGCAGGACATGGGGCAGCTGGTCCATGTCCGCAATGAAGGCCCGTATGACAAGGGCGGCATTCAATTCACCGCATTGAAGCAGGCCGACCGGCATCCGCTGATGAAGCAGGCCGATTGGGTGCTGGTGCTGGATATCGACGAGTTTGTCTGCATCAAGACCGGCGATGGAACCGTGGCGGATCTGCTGGCAGCACTGCCTGAGGCCGATGCGGTGACGCTGACCTGGCGGCTGTTCGGCAACGCAGGCGCCGTGCGGTATAAGGATGCGCCGGTGACCGCGCAATTCACCCGTTGCGCGCCGGAGGCCATTCACTGGCCATGGCGGGCGGTGATGTTCAAGACGCTGTACCGCAATGACGGCACCTACCGGAAATGCGGGGTTCACCGGCCCCGCGATATCCACAGCACGGCGCAGCTGGACAGCTTCCGCTGGTATGATTGCGAAGGCCGCGAACTGGGCAAGGCGTTCAAGACAAAACGGCTGTTTTCCAACTACGGCCAGCCCAACGGACGGCTGGCGCAGCTGAATCATTACCCGCTGGGGGCGATGGAGAGCTATGTGCTGAAGGCCGACCGCGGAAGGGTCAACCGGCAGGCGGAGCTGGGCATGGATTACTGGGTTGAGCGCAATTATTGCAGCGCCGAGGATACCTCAATCGTCCGTTACGGCACAGACTGCGCGGGTCTTCAGGCCGGGCTGATGGAGGATCCGGACCTGGCCCGGCTGCACCGCGGGGCTGTGGCCTGGCGCCATGCCCGGTTTGCCGGGCTGATGACACAGGAACCCTATCGGGCGCTGTTTGCGCGGCTGCTGATGACGCCCCCTGCCCGCCCGATAAGCCCGGCAGCCGCCGATCTGCTGCGCAGCTTTGCCATTCCGGACCAAGCCGCTCCGCAGCCCCCGGAGGACAGCAGCTGA
- a CDS encoding phosphoadenosine phosphosulfate reductase — protein MQDGLENLDEDLSGLKPAQWKARMAALAEEHGMFQPLGDKHFATFIDQGNTLLVTFETMQGIHNLSDQAQPLGFDLVKNLGWSHMCVVSDGDTWFREGRIYGFFDQLIDDGFFDEFDKVIFYGAGPCGYAAAAYSVASPGAVVVAVQPQATLDPRMTEWDDRFADMRRLSFTDRYGYAPDMLDAADQAYVIYDPREQLDAMHAALFARKNVTRLRAAHLGDAVQTRLIEMEMLYHILSLAGSRKLTGGAFHKLLRSRRNNSFFLRNLLKNLERQDRPFLMALLCRNVTERMRAPRFRRRLQELQTRAEEGEFIFPAKP, from the coding sequence ATGCAGGACGGACTTGAAAATCTGGATGAAGACCTTTCCGGGCTGAAGCCGGCCCAGTGGAAGGCCCGGATGGCGGCTTTGGCCGAAGAGCATGGCATGTTCCAGCCGCTTGGCGACAAGCATTTCGCCACATTCATCGACCAGGGCAACACGCTCTTGGTGACGTTTGAAACCATGCAGGGCATTCACAACCTGTCGGATCAGGCGCAGCCGCTGGGGTTTGACCTGGTGAAGAACCTGGGCTGGTCGCATATGTGCGTGGTCTCAGACGGCGATACCTGGTTCCGCGAAGGCCGTATCTATGGCTTTTTCGATCAGCTGATCGACGACGGTTTTTTCGACGAGTTCGACAAAGTGATCTTTTACGGCGCGGGCCCCTGCGGTTATGCGGCGGCGGCCTATTCGGTGGCCTCGCCGGGTGCGGTGGTGGTCGCGGTGCAGCCGCAGGCGACGCTGGACCCGCGGATGACCGAATGGGATGACCGGTTTGCCGATATGCGGCGCCTGTCCTTCACCGACCGCTATGGCTATGCGCCTGACATGCTGGACGCCGCTGATCAGGCCTATGTGATCTATGACCCGCGGGAACAGCTGGACGCCATGCATGCCGCGCTGTTTGCGCGCAAGAACGTGACCCGGCTCAGGGCTGCGCATCTGGGCGATGCGGTGCAGACCCGGCTGATCGAGATGGAGATGCTGTATCACATCCTGTCGCTGGCAGGCAGCCGCAAGCTGACCGGCGGCGCCTTTCACAAGCTGCTGCGCAGCCGCCGCAACAATTCTTTCTTCCTGCGCAATCTGCTGAAAAACCTGGAACGGCAGGACCGCCCGTTCCTGATGGCGCTGTTGTGCCGCAATGTGACCGAGCGGATGCGGGCCCCGAGGTTCCGCCGCCGCCTGCAGGAATTGCAAACCCGCGCCGAAGAAGGCGAGTTCATCTTTCCTGCCAAACCCTGA